DNA sequence from the Penicillium psychrofluorescens genome assembly, chromosome: 3 genome:
CTAGCGGAAAGGTTGCGATCTTGGGTGATGCGTGCCATCCTATGATGCCTTACATGGCTCAAGGAGCTGCCCAAGCAACGGAGGATGCCGCAACACTACAGGCAGCACTTCGGGAATGTGACGATATTCATCAAGCACTGAATATTTATGAGCGCCAAAGACTACCAAGAGCAGCATATGTTGCTAGGAACACGCGCATTCTGCAAGAGTGGCTTCACCTATATGATGGGCCTGAGCGAGAGCGCCGTGATTCGTTGATGAAACAAGATAAAGCAACAAATCCTGTATTCTGGGCATTTACAGGCCGGAAGGATTGGCTTTTTGGACATGATGCTCGAAAGCTAGAGGTAGGCAAAGAATCTAGCTTTCCGGAGCTGGCAGGTCTTCCAGCTAAAGAGGCAAGGATATATGATGGCGCGATTGCGGATACAGAGCTTCGGAAGCAATTCAGAAGCATGAAAAATCACGGCTAACTTAATGGGTGCCTATAAGCTTTGATGTGCTGCTTGAGGGAGCTCTGTGTATCCCTTATTTCCATGTGTTTAGTATTTTTATACTTGTTCTCAATATTCTTACTTTTTTATTAAAAAAGCCCAATAGTTAGTACTAACAAGTCAAAATCCTGAGGTTGTTGCTGGCTACTTCCACTTTCATAACCCCACGCTATCATTAATGCTAAAATTATGGTCGCCATACAAGGGCCATATTTGCGAAGTGCATTCGTCCAAACGGCTACACGTAACCACCCTCAACTAGTGCCGCTCATCAAATCCTAAAACTAGCGGAAGAGCAGCAAACGGTTGTCTAATAAATCTTAGGGGGGATAGATTTGGTGGTACTTTATACACAGATTCAGCTTTTGAACCTGGTTTGGCAGTTGGAGTTCTGTATGATTTTCAAGCCGGAGGTTCTGTTTACGTGTCGGCAACTCAGGTCACCCACTTTCTCACCTGCGAGGCGTTTGACTTTGCGAAAAGCCATTCCTTGAAAAATATGGAGTCCATTCAACGTCAATTACAACCAACTCCCAGTGCCTTTCGTAAGACCGAAATACTGCGCTCTTATCTATTTGATTCGAGAAGACTCACCGGTAAAAAATGTCTTGCTTTCACTGGATTTACGGTTCAACCTGCATGTAAAAATAAACCTTGCAGTTACCCAAATTTGGGATGGTAAGATCATTAACCATTTAAAGCGTTAAGTCTTCCTTTGCTACAGTGTCAAGGATAAATTCAGCCCCCGTCATTGATCACTTTTGAAAGGGTTAGGTTCGCATTGTAGGGCTTATATCATGATTATCCGCATTTGGCGATCCATGCGACGCTAATGCCGACTTCTGCGGGAGCTCTCAGCTCAAAATATTTAACTTCTCATAAACGCACTAAAGGCCAAATTACATGCTGGAAACAACTCCACGTCACCTCCGATGTGTGGTTCCTCCGAAATAATTGGCTCTCGCTAAATTACCTGCATTTGGGTCGCGAGGAGGTTTCATACATACAGTCACCATACTGATAAGCACAAGTGTAACTCTAGAACCAATGAGTCCCTTCCACCCCTTTCTGCGCCACGGTCAATGCTCAGTGGACTGCTTGTTTATATAACGGGTCATATTCCCGGTCCTGGGAATAAATCTGCGTTCTTCCAAGCTACGCTGTTCAAGTCCAACCACCCCTCATAACTACGTTCACGACATTTCGTACCGAAATTGTGCAGAGCTTCCTTGTATTTAGGACAACATGGCAGGAAAAGTCGAATCCGACAACATCTCCAACCTCATTGCACAATTGAGCAATGCTGACCTCTCAATTCAAGACGAGGAGACAAGGCCAAGGTTACTATTGTTAGCACGCCAACTAACAGAAGCTCTTCAAACTCCTCCCGAGAGGGCCTTTGATGTTTGCTTTTCGGCAAGTCTCGTATCTCTATGTCAAGTGTCAGAGTGTTAATATGAGCGCAATAATTAGTTCGCGCTCTTACCATGTGCATACGTTGCAGCAGACCTCGGGATCTTCCAGTTGATCCAATTTGCCGGGCCGCAGACAGCCAGCGAGCTTGCCCAGAGTACTGGAGCTGACCCTTTGTTATTATGTGAGCTCCCAGTCACCTTCCACCACTGGTTTTCTAGTTTCAGAAGGCTCATCATATCGCAGTGCGAATCATGAGGGTCCTTGCCGCGAACCGAATTTTCACCGAGCTAGCCGGGCCGGAGACCAAGTTTGGCCCGACATCACTCTCAAATATCTTCACTGTCCCAGCGCTCAGCAACGGTATCAAACATTGTTTTGATCTGGGCTACCGCGGTGGGGCTGGGTTTCCGTCTTACGCCCGAGAGACGAATTACCGTCAGTTggaggacgagctcgacAGCCCGTTCCAATACGCCTTTCAGACCAAATTGCACTGCTTCGATTGGTGGAAGGAACATCCTCGCGAAGCCTCCCAGTTCCATAGTATGATGACTGACTATAGGGCTAATCGGCCGCCATGGGTCTCGATGTTTCCCGTGGAAGAGTCTATCTGTAATAGTGCTGCTGGTAAACAGGAGGTTTTGTTGGTGGATGTCGGTGGCGGATTGGGACATGATCTCATGCTATTTCGGAATCGATGTTCAGATGTCAAAGGTATACAAAATTTCCAGATTCTCACACGGTGACTTTGAGCAATCCTTAAACACTGACTTTGAATCGTAAAAGGTCGTTTGATTCTGCAAGATCAACCGGATGTGATCGATGCAATCCCAAAGGACAGCCTCCACCCAACAATCGAATTAACAAAACACAACTTTTTCAAACCTCAGCTGATCAAAGGCGCGGGAGTTTACTTCCTGAAGCACGTGCTACACGACTGGCCCAACCCTAAGGCCCTGATTATCCTGCGCAATCTCGTGGCTGTGATGAAGGACTACTCAAAATTAATCATCATCGAGAACGTGCTTCCAGAAGCTGGACCGCTTCCAGTTCCTACGGCTGGTTTGGATTTCATCTTGATGGTCGGATTTGCTGCGAGTATGGCTCCGGTTTTCTTAGACAATCTCCCTTATATTCTCACAGTCGCATACTCCATCCTCATTCATCTCTATTGTATACTGACCTTCGATCTTTTAGTGGAGAGGACTGCGAAGCAGTGGGAAGCGCTGCTGACCGAAGCAGGGCTGAAAATAACGGGACGATGGGTGAAggatgatggagacggcGTTCTAGAAGTTATGTTAGCGTGAATTATAGTCTGTCTGATCAACGCGCATACGCATAAGCTATTCCAGCTTTTTGCTTGAAGCCAATTCTTCTAGGTCAATTGATGTAAACTCATTGTCATCTGAAATGAGAGACATGCACAACCCACTCCTGCTCTCAATGCAGCCCCTGCTTGAACCAATACACGGCCGCATTCTtcgccctctccaccccTTCATCTCAGCCTCATTCGCTCGATTCCCTCTAACTGCAAACGCGTGCTTCAAGCCACGGAAAAACTGATAATCAAAGTCAACTCCCAGCGAGGGGATAACCCGATTACACAACTCTTTCAGCTCGGGCGTGAACACAGGATCGATTTCTGGCGCCATGATCTGTACTGGCACACCAACCTCTTGGATCTCTTCCTTTGTGACCCACGATGGGTGCGCAGTCGAGATGCAGTCAACCGATCCATTATTTGCTTTGGCACCCAGACGAAATACTGCCCAGCCACCGTAGCAGAAACCGATCGCTGCGACGCGCTTATACTGTGCTCGCAGAGCTTTGGCACAGGCGAAGATCTCAGGCTCTCGGATGACTGTCATTCTGGGAAGATCGAGAGGTCCCCATTCCGAGGGTTCTTTGCAAAGGATGTCGGAGGGGAGGACCTCGCCGCCGAAACTGGAGATACTAGTAAACAAACTTATCGTGACTAGATAGCAAGACTCTGCTTACAAGTCTGGGACATAGACGTTAGCGTCGGCCTCTTCGGGTTGAATATTCTTGTCTGGATAGGGCTGTCAACATCTATGCAATTGAGTGATTGGTGGGCCCAGAATCCACAATATTCTTCCATTATCCATTCGCTGCCCGAACTGCGATTTCTGCGAAATGTCCGTATCAACTTGCCATATGGGCTCCTTTCATGAATTAACAATCACATacgaccacagggtgtggagaacagggcttcccgtccgctcagccgtacttaagccacacgccggtcagttagtagttgggtgggtgaccaccagcgaatcctgactgttgtatgttttttttttgggccAACACTTTTTGATTTCCAAGTGATTGACTGACTGATTGATACTTAGTTTATTTAGTCTGTATGCTTAAATTGGCTAGCCATCATTGGTGTATCTCACTCACACCCGGATGAATCCGTCAAACCTAGGATTTTCCATTCTTGAGCTGCTACTGCAATTATCCAGTGTTCTCACCGCCAAGTTGGTCAAGCCTCCCACGGTCGCGGCCCCGAAACAAAAGCCTATGAATATCCCAATTATCAGTCGCTCATGTTCTCCCCACATTTCTTTTCCActgttttcttttgggtATCTGACATTAACTTCCCTCAAATTTGATTCTTTAGATTCTAAGTCCCGATTTCTTGGCCTTTATATCAATTATGGCTTCTGTCAACCAGAATTGGACCTCCTTCCAGAACATCGACCTGGACAGTGATCATGCAAAGAAAATTCAAACGGTTTTCCAGAACGCAAATTTCAGCTACCTCTGTTCTGAAGCGGTGGAACTCCGTAAGAAAGAGGGAGCGCATTTCCGAAACACACTTACCTGCTCGGTGGATACAGCAAAGTTTACGAGTGGTGCGTTCAATTTGGTGGTTGCCCTAACCTTTTCGGACTCGATTCAATGGGTAGCAAGGATCATGTTGCCCCAAGGTGAAAACGACGAGGATATTTTGATTTCTCTAATGAGCGAGATATCCACGATGGAGTTGATCCGCACCAAAACAACAATACCTGTGCCCCGCATTTTTGGCTATGGTGTGACGACAAACGAACTTGGCTACCCCTATCTATTAATGGAGGCTCTTTCTGGAAACGTTCTGGAGAACCAAATGGCTTTCTCAGTGCCAGATGAGCATAAGGGGAAATTCTCTGCTCAATTAGCCCGCTACATCTATGAGCTGAGTACAATACGGTTTAGCCAGATTGGCCGCATCTTATACTTACATGTGTCTGAGTTGCCTGAATTGTTACCATTCTCTGTCATGGGTTCTCTAGTTGGTCCTTTGTCTACCTCGCTAGAGTATTTTTATCTCTTTCGCAGAGCCCAAACAAATGCGATTCTCCAAGAGCACAGAGGTCAACAAGAGTGGGAGGCGGCTGCTTGGTTACTTGAGAAGTCCTTGACGACAATAACCACCGAAGAACATATTTACGGCCCATTCCCATTATGCCACCTTGATCTTCACTTTAACAACATACTTGTTGATGGAGACTACAATATCACCGGCCTCATTGACTGGAGTAACGCTCAGACTGTCCCTATTGAGCGTTTTGCCATTAATCCAGAATTTATTCCGCCCCCAGCTGCTTCAGTGGAATTCAAAGAAGCCATTCTTGGGTTCCGGGACATGTTTGTTGATGCATTGGAAAAGGTCGAAAGGGAGGAGGGACCAAGGTCAGGAAAAGAGATCCTGTTACACCGTCTGTTCGCATCGCCTCTTTCTGAGGTTGTCTATCGCTGCACCTGTAGCTATCCGTGGAGGGCCGTTTTTGATGCCCAACTTGTTCTTCCCCTTATATACGGTAAAAACGCTAGATGGGACGACTTTCAGAAGTTCCATAATGAGCGTTCTGCATGAAGCTTATCAGCTGCCTATATAGCAATGTTTAGTTCATTCCATTCATTATAATTCATGTCAGTTAACTGGCACTGTTCAGGCTGTAGATATAAACTGATACTAATGATATACGGTCTAGAGCTGAGACTCTGTTGCTACATTTACAGTCATTGTTGAAGAGAAATAAAATATCCGTCTGTGTGGAACACAAAATCATTTGGCGTAGGGATGCAGGCGTTCCATTCTGAGTAAATAACAGAAGAGAGGCCTTGTAGGTGAGCATTATTCCTCAGGCATTTATGGACAAAGCTAACTGGCTTGTCAACAAAGGCGCAAACATTTTTTGCTAAGAACGAAAGTTCCCTGGCTTTGCACTTCCTAGGACATGGCGTGGGAAAGCTTCTGCATTCAATCGATGATTATGAAGACTTTTTACTGCAACTGCACGTTTTAAGTCAGGACTGCATCGACTTGATGCTAAAAATATTTTTGGACGATACTCGAGACGATTGCTGCTGTCCCTATTCTTCAACTGGTTGCTCAGGGCTAACGGCATTCTTGCGCGGAATGTTTCCGACACGGTTCGGTAAAGACTGGGGCGAGCTCATACATAGGCTTGCAATCGTCATAGAGACTCTTACAAGCTCAAATGGGCTGGCTCGCCAGGAGCGTTTTATTGACTTTATTGCTCCTTGTATCCTGCGCTTTGTTACTTGTCGAAGTTTAAAAATCTCCCACACCTGCGTCCATGCGTTCTACAGAGGAATAGATGCAGAAGAGATTGAGGAAATTCAAGATGAGGAACGTTTTTTGATACTGGAGCTTGAAGGCCTCTTGCCTGAATTTGTCCAGACATTCGAAACTCTCTCCTTGTCGTTTCTGGACTTCTGGACGGGCTATTGGCGAGCCCGCATGAATGAGGTTGAATCTTCAAGTGGGGAGCCTAGTGCAGAAGCGGCCACCAAGATTCTCGAGACTGGAGTCATTCTGTATGAATAAGAATATAGAATGAAGTACATAACCATGTCGTTGACTGATTTGGCATTGGAAACAAGAAAGCTAATAATACAGCAGAACTCGCTTTATAAATCTTCTGACTGGGCAAAACTGCCCGTCTATGCTATTCGTAGCATTCTGCTCTTTTGGATCCCAAATTTCTCTCCAGGTAGCCCGAATCCACAAGTCACAGGTAGAAACAAGAAGGTTGAGGCAAAGGTCTAATCCTTCAGACCTTAGCTCTCCAGCGCCATATTCCTAAATAGCTTTGCGGAACCAGTGATGCTCAAGCGCCTGTCGCGCGGTAATTCTCCTAGTTGGGTCTAGGTTCGTCATCTTCCCAACCAAATCCTTGAGATCTGGGTCCACATAATTCCAGGACTGAAAAGGCTGCCTTAGATTCCCTGGGGCAAAACTGCTAGCGAGGGCAATCAAGCGCTCGTGAAAagggttttctttccctaTGTGCTCCAAAATCCCATGGAGGCCCTCTTCATTCGCAAAATAGGATATATGCCTCCGGAGGATATAGCGCCAAGAATCCGCCGCCTTCAGCTGTTCGTCACTGACACGAAAGACCATCTCATCGTGCATAACGTAGATCATCTGAAGAGAGCGTTGGCAATCTGCTCAAATGATAGAATTGATTAGAAGAACAGACGTACCACAATCCCAAAGGAGAACACGTCTGAGGCTTGGTTCTGGCCGGATCGGCACCAACTTTCAGGGCTCCTCCAGATCGGATTGCCACAGAGAGGACCCCTTAGCCACTTTCCAGGTGGCACAATGACCGTATCCTCAAGGTCTGAGATCTGAACGTCTTTGATACGTACTCGACCTTCGAAACTTTCCTCATAGTCTATAAGAATATTGTTGGGCTTGATATCTATGAATAGTTAGTATTGTGATGAGAACAGTCTTCCAAGGATACTAGAGCTTTCCATTGTGAAGGATTTCTCGATCATGTATATCAGCCAGGCCTTGCAAAGCACTTCGGAGTATTTTGATCCTTGTCTCTTTAGATAGGGATTTCTGGCTCAAACGAAGCAAGTCTCCGGCCAAGAACGGGTAGATAAACAACTCGAGCTCTGGGACGGTATCGACTACCGCTCGTACATTGGGACAAGAAGACAATTGTTTCTGCAAATTCAGTTGGTACTCGAACTCGCCTGGGATCATATTCTTTAGAATGTAGTTCCTCCCATCAACGCTTTCCACCATTCTTAGTGGTTAGCATTATACCCTAAGCGTAGAATACTAATTCAATAGCACGTACCTTGCGCGATAGACACATAGTAGGGGTTTTCTCCGATCCGCAAGAATTTCCTCTATTTTGTAGTTTCGTCCAGAACCACTCTTAAGCATTGTGCCCAAGGGGAGAGGCTCTTCGCGAGACTGCAAGGTAGTGGACATTCCGCGTGGCTGGGACAACTGTCGACCAAGATAGGTGGCGTGTGACAGTGAGGGTAAAGTACTGATTGAGAAAGGCAACTGAATCGACATGTAGCGGGAGAGTCCACGGACAGAAAATGTAGTGGCTAGCATCATCAATTGATGAGAGTTTCCCATTGATCAAACATATTGGCAGCCCCTTCATGTGCGAAGTACCAAGACCACGTGAGCCGTCAGCACGTGACATTATCTATGTCAGCGGGTAACTATATGTGTGTGTGACCCTCGTCCTCAAGATTACGTGTCCCAAAACGGACTAGTGCTCCAACAATCTGGCGTATACTTTTCCAAGGCAGCAGTTATACTATTCAGTTTGTTTAGTCGAATATTGTAGCAGGATGTCTCTAGATTTCTATTACCTAAACAGTCAGGTGAAACCTCGCCAAACCGAACtaaaaagggaagaagagctcTAATACTTTAGAAGGTTTAAATATTCGAAGTTGTCAGATCTTTTCGAATGGTAGTTGGGACCAGTAATGAAAGTATGTTAGGTCGGTACAGTCATGTAAGTCAGTCTAAGTCCCCTGCTTGAAATATTATCACAAACCAAAGCGAGTTACATTGGGCGAATGATTTGTGAATTCATCAGTGTCACCATCATCAATGACCCCATTCATTAGCTTTCAGACGGACCCATTGGTTATGATAATGCTCAGAATGTCTACACTGACTTATTTTACCAAATAATATGTGTTGTGTAACGTACAGATGTCGACGTGGAGGTCTGCGTGCTTGATCACATACTCTCCACTATTGCAGGAGCTGTAAATACCTAGTCTCGAAAATACCGATTGGTCCTCCATACATCAAGATATTCCCTTTTTAATCCAAGACATACATTGCCACCTTCCTTCAGACTAGAATAAAAATATTTCTCCACTGACACTGGATGAAAATCATTGTGATGTCAAAATATTACTGGACAGTGAAGTGTCGCTTTGCTATAACAGTGCCCTGCCCATCAATTTCGACTGCGGTAAAATGCGTGCGATTGTCAGATTCGCTAGGATGAGGGGTCTCTCTAAAAGCTGGGTATTAAAATACAAGTAGGATATTGGATTAGGAAAACTTACTGAAGAGCGACCTCTTCAGTCTCCGGTTTGATAGTGTGCAAATGCTTCTCCGTAGTTGCCTTGAACTTCTGTTGGGTTTCTGGGCTGAGATAGACCCTTCTCCAGGCATCTGTTTGGTCCACATATCCAACCTTCACCAATCGTGCGCCTatggcaagaagaccgaTAAGCTTAGTTGAGATGACCTTCGCTTGTGATGCCATTTTCCCCTCGAATATGAATGAGGTAGACTTTGTAACAATAGGAGCTGGTTAAGATCTCCAGAGAATTGGCAGTGGTAGCACATTGGACATTGCACAAACCATAAGGAGTGGGAATGATCCCTTTATATCCATTTAATTATACGAGACTGCCCTGAAAATGTCACATGAAGTAATGCGAAACGCTCCTTAGAAGAGGCGCTAACCAAGTGGCGTAGAGATATACATTCAGCCCATACTCACCTTGACTTTTGCACAAATGAGACAATCCCCGTAGCGGTTTCGTGAAACAGACTGGATGATCCTAATTGGTTCACAGTTCTATCGCTACAGCTTACTTTGGCGGCAAGTCTTTAGAGTTTCATTTAGCGCCCAGGCAGCAAAAGAGACGAATCAAAATTTGACAACTCTTGAGCTGACCGATATGTTCTTGTTTCCTCTTAAGATGCAGGTGGAAGCAGGAACCAAGTGAAAGGAGGGAATATTTAATTAGGAGAAAACGCCCATGGTTGATGGAGGGATGGCAGGGATGGGATATGTGCGCCCGGGCATACATATCCCATCCCTGCTGCATTAGTGCTCAAGGGCCACGCACATCTTTCCAGAACTGGTAAGCTCAAAGGGTATGTCACATGAGCGCAGCAACTCCCACTGAAATTATTGTGCTGCTCTCTTTTTATCCAGGTGTCAACCATGGCACAGGCTAGGTCCCGAGTATGTGAATATCTCGAGAATTAC
Encoded proteins:
- a CDS encoding uncharacterized protein (ID:PFLUO_004305-T1.cds;~source:funannotate), producing MASQAKVISTKLIGLLAIGARLVKVGYVDQTDAWRRVYLSPETQQKFKATTEKHLHTIKPETEEVALQETPHPSESDNRTHFTAVEIDGQGTVIAKRHFTVQ
- a CDS encoding uncharacterized protein (ID:PFLUO_004303-T1.cds;~source:funannotate) — its product is MRVLAANRIFTELAGPETKFGPTSLSNIFTVPALSNGIKHCFDLGYRGGAGFPSYARETNYRQLEDELDSPFQYAFQTKLHCFDWWKEHPREASQFHNVKGRLILQDQPDVIDAIPKDSLHPTIELTKHNFFKPQLIKGAGVYFLKHVLHDWPNPKALIILRNLVAVMKDYSKLIIIENVLPEAGPLPVPTAGLDFILMVGFAAMERTAKQWEALLTEAGLKITGRWVKDDGDGVLEVMLA
- a CDS encoding uncharacterized protein (ID:PFLUO_004304-T1.cds;~source:funannotate), whose translation is MTVIREPEIFACAKALRAQYKRVAAIGFCYGGWAVFRLGAKANNGSVDCISTAHPSWVTKEEIQEVGVPVQIMAPEIDPVFTPELKELCNRVIPSLGVDFDYQFFRGLKHAFAVRGNRANEAEMKGWRGRRMRPCIGSSRGCIESRSGLCMSLISDDNEFTSIDLEELASSKKLE